The following are from one region of the Deltaproteobacteria bacterium genome:
- a CDS encoding lysophospholipid acyltransferase family protein, producing MFFKVRVSWSFKREDIHSPVVYVFWHGNMFVMPFLYKGGCIKTLVSTHHDGRLATQIIRFFSIGNIPGSSHRKPYQAFKLMLKAIKKENCDIAITPDGPTGPYHKMKKGPLELAYLAKVPIVPIRVKHRRAWQLKSWDRFFIPKPLSEVSVKFLEPVYVNDKQDIERINSFIGDVL from the coding sequence TTGTTTTTTAAAGTAAGGGTTAGCTGGAGTTTTAAGAGAGAAGATATTCATTCTCCTGTAGTATATGTATTTTGGCATGGGAACATGTTCGTTATGCCATTTCTTTATAAGGGTGGCTGTATAAAGACACTTGTCAGCACCCATCATGATGGAAGGTTAGCTACTCAAATTATACGTTTTTTTAGTATTGGTAATATTCCTGGATCCAGTCACAGAAAACCTTACCAGGCATTTAAATTGATGTTGAAGGCAATAAAAAAGGAAAATTGCGATATTGCTATTACGCCGGATGGACCGACAGGTCCTTATCACAAGATGAAAAAAGGACCACTGGAATTAGCTTATTTGGCGAAAGTACCTATAGTTCCTATAAGAGTAAAACACAGAAGAGCATGGCAACTCAAGAGTTGGGATAGATTTTTTATCCCTAAACCTTTAAGTGAAGTGAGTGTTAAGTTTTTAGAACCTGTTTATGTTAATGACAAACAAGACATAGAAAGGATAAACTCTTTTATTGGTGATGTTTTATGA
- the lpxK gene encoding tetraacyldisaccharide 4'-kinase — protein sequence MNIMWISKIQKTLLPLLFPLSIVFGKVLYLRRILYNSLFSKKITDIKIIGIGGITLGGAGKTPVVIRIAKALKDRGKSICVIVSGYGGKIKVPALVSDGHDVFFDTPFVSDEALLIAGKANVPVISAKDRIKGVEYAKDMGFKYVILDDSFQYLKVKKNYEILVLNGENPFADGLLFPAGGLRENKNCVKFADQVISVYKSKVDSTVCIGKKAVFKPVGIFSRKAERIFPRSAFIFCAIGNPLSFKSSVKEMNIRIVGERFFMDHHIYTSADKEKLLNLKYKTNADVLLTTTKDMVKLKDFDCAYLDYTLEIKNIDDLIREIENA from the coding sequence ATGAACATTATGTGGATAAGTAAAATTCAAAAGACCTTACTTCCCTTGCTTTTTCCTCTTTCTATTGTCTTTGGGAAAGTATTATATTTGCGCAGAATTTTGTACAACAGTCTTTTTTCTAAGAAGATTACGGATATTAAGATTATTGGCATAGGCGGTATTACCTTAGGAGGTGCAGGGAAAACACCGGTTGTTATAAGGATAGCTAAAGCATTGAAAGATAGAGGTAAGAGTATATGTGTTATAGTAAGCGGATACGGAGGAAAGATAAAAGTTCCTGCTCTTGTTTCTGATGGGCATGATGTGTTTTTTGATACACCTTTTGTCTCCGATGAGGCATTGCTTATTGCCGGTAAGGCGAATGTTCCTGTGATTAGCGCTAAAGATAGAATAAAGGGTGTTGAATATGCTAAAGATATGGGTTTTAAATATGTAATCTTAGATGATTCTTTTCAATATTTGAAAGTAAAGAAAAACTATGAGATATTGGTGTTGAATGGAGAAAATCCCTTTGCGGACGGACTTCTATTCCCTGCAGGAGGCTTGAGAGAAAATAAAAATTGTGTAAAATTTGCGGATCAGGTAATTTCAGTGTATAAAAGTAAGGTTGATAGTACAGTATGTATAGGTAAAAAGGCAGTATTTAAACCTGTAGGTATATTTAGTAGAAAGGCTGAGAGAATTTTCCCTCGTAGTGCTTTTATCTTTTGTGCTATTGGCAACCCACTGTCTTTTAAAAGCAGTGTTAAAGAGATGAATATTAGGATTGTAGGCGAAAGATTTTTTATGGATCATCATATATATACCAGTGCGGATAAGGAGAAACTCCTTAACTTAAAATATAAGACAAATGCTGATGTTTTACTCACCACCACTAAAGATATGGTAAAATTAAAAGATTTTGATTGTGCGTATTTAGATTATACCTTGGAAATAAAAAATATAGATGATTTGATAAGAGAGATAGAGAATGCTTAG